A section of the Flavobacteriales bacterium genome encodes:
- the fabG gene encoding 3-oxoacyl-[acyl-carrier-protein] reductase, with protein sequence MGLLDGKVALITGGSRGIGRGIVERFLEEGADVAFTFVSSPDKANALAAELASRTGRRVLAIQSDAAQFDAAQAAVDQVTTAWERLDVLVNNAGITKDQLLMRMSEADWDAVMDTNLKSVFNMTKAVMRTMLKQRSGSIINMSSVVGVKGNAGQANYAASKAGIIGFTKSVALELGSRNIRSNAIAPGFIETEMTGALDPKVVEQWREGIPLKRGGTPTDVANACVYFASDLSTYVTGQTLHVCGGMLT encoded by the coding sequence ATGGGACTGTTGGACGGCAAGGTCGCCCTCATCACCGGCGGCTCACGCGGCATCGGCCGCGGCATCGTGGAACGCTTCCTCGAGGAAGGCGCCGACGTGGCCTTCACCTTCGTGAGCAGCCCGGACAAGGCCAATGCCCTCGCCGCCGAGCTCGCCTCCCGCACCGGGCGCCGGGTGCTCGCCATCCAGAGCGATGCCGCGCAGTTCGATGCGGCCCAGGCCGCCGTGGATCAGGTGACCACCGCCTGGGAGCGCCTCGACGTGCTCGTGAACAACGCCGGCATCACCAAGGACCAGCTGCTGATGCGCATGAGCGAGGCCGACTGGGACGCGGTGATGGACACCAACCTCAAGAGCGTGTTCAACATGACCAAGGCGGTGATGCGCACCATGCTCAAGCAGCGCAGCGGCAGCATCATCAACATGAGCAGCGTGGTGGGGGTGAAGGGCAATGCCGGACAGGCCAACTACGCCGCCAGCAAGGCCGGCATCATCGGCTTCACCAAGAGCGTGGCGCTGGAACTGGGCAGCCGCAACATCCGCAGCAACGCCATCGCCCCGGGCTTCATCGAGACGGAGATGACCGGCGCGCTGGATCCCAAGGTGGTGGAGCAATGGCGCGAAGGGATCCCCCTGAAGCGCGGCGGCACCCCGACCGACGTGGCCAATGCCTGCGTCTACTTCGCCAGCGACCTCAGCACTTACGTCACCGGCCAGACCCTGCACGTGTGCGGGGGCATGCTCACCTGA
- a CDS encoding T9SS type A sorting domain-containing protein: MRRSLHLNMAGGVIALSALLFLTPLLRAQEVGRALPAATAQVNGTANAAQRSALLSTARAGEASIRMNTTRWANRVSRISPRNPQLPEVEAIKQAKWPAKVASFRGEAGEPVQPKAVTPAIGVNMEGNWSQVSTPPDNTMAISNGGQIVTCNNDGIELYNASGQFLASTFWPDFFNDPQLNANIYDPKVIYDPQADRFFLTVLHGTTSSNSLLLLCFSKTNNPQDGWWIYYLPGSPLGNGTWFDYPSIGVSNNEVYVSGNLFTDGNNQFQQAILFQITKSGGYNGTANLDWIYWYNLSNQPFAAFTVVPVSGGQANYGPGILLLSGNSPGANSLRLWDLTDDLTGNPSLNVYDVSTQPYAPAAPAQMPGSPDPLSNGDCRMLSTFFMNGLVHYTFCTDIGGGWNGLRYGRINISTLNDQRTNLGQQGTADLCYPALASYSTSNNDPSVMIAFTRSSAQVFPEARVVNVDANLQWSNSTLVKEGETYVNFLQQGDERWGDYTGMARRHNANPPRVWMAACYGSNIQGGLQNTWKTWVAEVGDVGSSVVPEQAPAMAVSVAPNPTVDLFRLSFHIDAFAIYTIEVLDLNGRVVKTLYQDGLTAGEHQLSFNRNALSAGQYVIAIRNGAQPIAHEPLVIH, encoded by the coding sequence ATGCGCAGATCCCTACACCTGAACATGGCCGGAGGCGTGATCGCCCTGTCCGCCCTGCTCTTCCTCACCCCGCTGCTTCGTGCCCAGGAAGTGGGCCGCGCCCTCCCCGCCGCCACCGCCCAGGTGAACGGGACGGCGAACGCCGCCCAGCGCTCCGCCCTGCTGTCGACGGCCCGCGCGGGCGAAGCCAGCATCCGCATGAACACCACGCGCTGGGCGAACCGGGTGAGCCGGATCTCACCGCGCAACCCGCAGCTCCCCGAGGTGGAGGCCATCAAGCAGGCCAAGTGGCCCGCCAAGGTGGCCAGCTTCCGTGGCGAGGCCGGCGAACCCGTGCAGCCCAAGGCCGTGACCCCGGCGATCGGGGTCAACATGGAGGGCAACTGGAGCCAGGTGAGCACCCCGCCGGACAACACGATGGCCATCTCCAACGGCGGGCAGATCGTGACCTGCAACAACGACGGCATCGAGCTCTACAACGCGAGCGGCCAGTTCCTGGCCTCCACGTTCTGGCCCGATTTCTTCAACGACCCGCAGCTCAACGCCAACATCTACGACCCCAAGGTGATCTACGATCCGCAGGCGGACCGGTTCTTCCTGACGGTGCTGCATGGTACCACCTCCAGCAACAGCCTGCTGCTGCTGTGCTTCAGCAAGACGAACAACCCGCAGGACGGCTGGTGGATCTACTACCTGCCGGGCAGCCCGCTGGGCAACGGCACCTGGTTCGACTACCCGAGCATCGGCGTGAGCAACAACGAGGTGTACGTGTCGGGCAACCTGTTCACCGACGGCAACAACCAGTTCCAGCAGGCCATCCTGTTCCAGATCACCAAGAGCGGCGGATACAACGGCACGGCGAACCTGGACTGGATCTACTGGTACAACCTGAGCAACCAGCCCTTCGCCGCCTTCACGGTGGTGCCGGTGAGCGGCGGTCAGGCCAACTACGGCCCCGGCATCCTGCTGCTGAGCGGCAACAGCCCCGGGGCGAACAGCCTGCGGTTGTGGGACCTCACCGATGACCTCACGGGCAACCCGTCGCTGAACGTGTACGATGTGTCCACCCAGCCGTACGCCCCGGCGGCCCCGGCGCAGATGCCCGGCAGCCCCGACCCGCTGAGCAATGGCGATTGCCGCATGCTGAGCACCTTCTTCATGAACGGATTGGTGCATTACACCTTCTGCACGGACATCGGTGGGGGCTGGAACGGCCTGCGTTACGGGCGCATCAACATCAGCACCCTGAACGACCAGCGTACGAACCTGGGGCAGCAGGGCACGGCGGACCTGTGCTATCCGGCGCTCGCCTCCTACTCCACCAGCAACAACGACCCGAGCGTGATGATCGCGTTCACGCGCAGTTCCGCGCAGGTGTTCCCCGAGGCGCGGGTGGTGAACGTGGACGCCAACCTGCAATGGTCCAACAGCACCCTGGTGAAGGAGGGTGAGACCTACGTGAACTTCCTGCAGCAGGGCGATGAGCGCTGGGGCGATTACACGGGCATGGCCCGGCGCCACAACGCCAACCCGCCGCGCGTGTGGATGGCGGCCTGTTACGGCTCCAACATCCAGGGCGGCTTGCAGAACACCTGGAAGACCTGGGTGGCCGAGGTCGGCGATGTCGGTTCATCGGTCGTTCCGGAGCAGGCCCCGGCCATGGCGGTTTCGGTGGCGCCCAACCCCACGGTGGACCTCTTCCGGCTCAGCTTCCACATCGATGCGTTCGCCATCTACACCATCGAGGTGCTGGACCTCAACGGCCGCGTGGTGAAGACGCTCTACCAGGACGGCCTCACCGCGGGCGAGCACCAGCTCAGCTTCAACCGCAACGCCTTGAGCGCCGGCCAGTACGTCATCGCCATCCGCAACGGAGCCCAACCCATCGCCCATGAGCCCCTCGTCATCCATTAG
- the sucD gene encoding succinate--CoA ligase subunit alpha, whose protein sequence is MSVLVNSKSKVIVQGFTGSEGTFHATQMIEYGTNVVGGVTPGKGGQKHLDRPVFETVSDAVKATSADVSIIFVPPAFAADAIMEAAEAGIKVIVCITEGIPVKDMVMAREYIRGKGCTLIGPNCPGVITADECKVGIMPGFVFKKGPVGIVSKSGTLTYEAADQVVKAGLGITTAIGIGGDPIIGTTTLEAVQLFANDRETKAIVMIGEIGGDLEIQAARWIKANCKKPVIGFIAGETAPKGRTMGHAGAIVSGADESAAAKKAVMRECGIHVVDSPATIGAKVKEVMG, encoded by the coding sequence ATGAGCGTTCTCGTCAATTCGAAGAGCAAGGTCATCGTCCAGGGCTTCACCGGCAGTGAAGGCACCTTCCACGCCACGCAGATGATCGAGTACGGCACCAACGTCGTCGGGGGCGTCACCCCGGGCAAGGGTGGCCAGAAGCATCTCGACCGGCCCGTGTTCGAGACCGTGAGCGATGCTGTGAAGGCCACCAGCGCCGATGTCAGCATCATTTTCGTTCCGCCCGCCTTCGCCGCCGATGCCATCATGGAGGCCGCCGAGGCCGGCATCAAGGTGATCGTGTGCATCACCGAGGGCATCCCGGTGAAGGACATGGTGATGGCCCGCGAGTACATCCGCGGCAAGGGCTGCACGTTGATCGGCCCCAACTGCCCGGGCGTCATCACGGCGGACGAGTGCAAGGTGGGCATCATGCCGGGCTTCGTGTTCAAGAAGGGGCCCGTGGGCATCGTCAGCAAGAGCGGCACGCTCACCTACGAGGCGGCGGACCAGGTGGTGAAGGCGGGCCTGGGCATCACCACGGCCATCGGCATCGGCGGCGACCCCATCATCGGCACCACCACCCTGGAGGCGGTGCAGCTCTTCGCCAACGATCGCGAGACCAAGGCCATCGTCATGATCGGCGAGATCGGCGGGGACCTCGAGATCCAGGCCGCCCGGTGGATCAAGGCGAACTGCAAAAAGCCGGTGATCGGCTTCATCGCCGGAGAGACCGCGCCCAAGGGCCGCACCATGGGCCATGCCGGCGCCATCGTGAGCGGAGCCGATGAGAGCGCGGCCGCCAAGAAGGCGGTGATGCGCGAGTGCGGCATCCACGTGGTGGACAGCCCGGCCACCATCGGGGCGAAGGTGAAGGAGGTGATGGGTTGA
- a CDS encoding MFS transporter: MDRRLVILFLTIFIDLMGFGIFIPVVPFVARDLGASDALVGDTAVVFSVLMYLFGPFWGAVSDRYGRRPVIAIAVAISGVSYVLFSFAHGIVLLFISRMLTGVGSANIAAAQAYITDITPPEQRAKSLGLVGAAFGLGFIAGPPLGGVVYHYLGTAWVGYVAAGLCAVNLLGIWLLLPESLHQRAPHAPIRFAPISATVRALQDIRFRDIYLIGFVYIAAFSMMQTAVPLLWKDDYGLTEAQISYMFAAVGLASAIVQGGLLGWLNKRFGERRLVIMGTVLVAVGLALTGLVPRVWFIPAAFVPIACLTLGNGMLWPSLAAMLTRQADQKEQGQVLGMNQSFGSLGRIAGPFMAGRAYELWHLLPFLGGSAIMLATYFYIRGFLHRMDQRIGLRPDRR, translated from the coding sequence ATGGACCGCCGCCTGGTCATCCTCTTCCTCACCATCTTCATCGACCTGATGGGCTTCGGGATCTTCATCCCGGTGGTGCCCTTCGTGGCGCGGGACCTGGGGGCGAGCGATGCGCTGGTGGGTGATACGGCGGTGGTGTTCTCGGTGCTGATGTACCTCTTCGGGCCCTTCTGGGGCGCGGTGAGCGACCGCTACGGCCGTCGTCCGGTGATCGCGATCGCCGTGGCGATCAGCGGGGTCAGCTATGTGCTGTTCTCCTTCGCGCATGGCATCGTGCTGCTCTTCATCAGCCGCATGCTCACCGGGGTGGGCTCGGCCAACATCGCCGCCGCGCAGGCCTACATCACCGACATCACCCCGCCCGAGCAGCGCGCCAAGTCGCTCGGTCTGGTGGGGGCGGCGTTCGGCCTGGGCTTCATCGCGGGACCGCCGTTGGGCGGCGTGGTGTACCACTACCTGGGCACGGCCTGGGTGGGCTATGTGGCCGCCGGCCTGTGCGCGGTGAACCTCCTGGGCATCTGGCTGCTGCTGCCCGAGTCCCTGCACCAACGCGCTCCGCACGCGCCCATCCGCTTCGCCCCGATCAGCGCCACGGTGCGGGCGCTGCAGGACATCCGGTTCCGCGACATCTACCTCATCGGCTTCGTGTACATCGCCGCCTTCAGCATGATGCAGACGGCCGTGCCGCTGTTGTGGAAGGACGATTACGGCCTCACCGAGGCGCAGATCAGCTACATGTTCGCCGCGGTGGGCCTGGCCAGCGCCATCGTGCAGGGCGGCCTGCTGGGCTGGCTCAACAAGCGCTTCGGCGAGCGCCGCCTGGTGATCATGGGCACCGTGCTCGTGGCGGTCGGGTTGGCGTTGACCGGCCTGGTGCCCCGTGTCTGGTTCATCCCGGCGGCCTTCGTCCCCATCGCCTGCCTGACGCTGGGCAACGGCATGCTGTGGCCCTCGCTCGCCGCCATGCTCACCCGGCAGGCCGACCAGAAGGAGCAGGGTCAGGTGCTGGGCATGAACCAGAGCTTCGGCAGCCTCGGGCGCATCGCCGGGCCCTTCATGGCGGGCCGCGCCTACGAACTGTGGCACCTGCTGCCCTTCCTGGGCGGTTCGGCCATCATGCTCGCCACGTATTTCTACATCCGCGGCTTCCTGCACCGGATGGATCAGCGCATCGGCCTCCGCCCCGATCGGAGGTGA
- a CDS encoding NAD(P)/FAD-dependent oxidoreductase: MSKARRAYEALPHPQVVVVGGGFAGLELIKRLEGAPYKVLLLDRHNHHCFQPLLYQVATASLSADSIAHPFRRTVAPMPNVAFRMTRVLGVKPKEKRVVTDHGEFRYDILVLATGSTTNFFGNAEVEREAMQLKSIGQALDIRSDFLQDFEAALYAQDEAGQRRCLNFTIVGAGPTGVELAGSLAEIRRTVLKREYRELDSDRMQIWLVDSNDRVLKNFSPQASAHALGYLKDMGVHVKLGARVTGYDGEVVTFQDGTRMDSNTLIWAAGVKGVTLPGLEAVEVPKASRYAVDRFNQVQGATDVYAVGDVALMVEGAWERGHPQVAQAAIQQARLLAANLRRKAAGRPMEPFTYQDKGSMAVIGRYKAVVDVGRFHLGGLVAWLAWMFVHLMALVGYRNRLQVLMAWAWKYLSWKNTIRLIIRPYVRHGAVKEQELASGGR, from the coding sequence ATGTCCAAGGCCCGCCGTGCATATGAGGCCCTGCCACACCCGCAGGTGGTGGTGGTGGGCGGCGGCTTCGCCGGGCTTGAGCTCATCAAGCGGCTCGAGGGCGCTCCCTACAAGGTGCTGCTGCTGGACCGGCACAATCATCACTGCTTCCAGCCGCTGCTGTACCAGGTGGCCACGGCCAGCCTCAGCGCGGACAGCATCGCGCATCCCTTCCGCCGCACCGTGGCGCCCATGCCCAACGTGGCCTTCCGCATGACCCGCGTGCTGGGCGTGAAGCCGAAGGAGAAGCGTGTGGTCACCGATCACGGGGAGTTCAGGTACGACATCCTCGTGCTGGCGACGGGAAGCACCACCAACTTCTTCGGCAATGCCGAGGTGGAGCGCGAGGCCATGCAGCTCAAGAGCATCGGGCAGGCGCTCGACATCCGCAGCGATTTCCTGCAGGACTTCGAGGCCGCGCTGTACGCACAGGACGAGGCCGGCCAGCGGCGCTGCCTCAACTTCACCATCGTGGGCGCCGGCCCCACCGGCGTGGAACTGGCCGGTTCCCTGGCGGAGATCCGCCGCACCGTGCTCAAGCGCGAGTACCGCGAGCTGGACAGCGACCGCATGCAGATCTGGCTCGTGGACAGCAACGACCGTGTGCTGAAGAACTTCAGCCCACAGGCCAGCGCGCATGCCCTGGGCTACCTGAAGGACATGGGCGTGCACGTGAAGCTGGGCGCTCGCGTCACCGGCTACGATGGCGAAGTGGTCACGTTCCAGGACGGGACCCGCATGGACAGCAACACGCTGATCTGGGCGGCCGGGGTGAAGGGCGTCACGCTGCCGGGGCTGGAGGCGGTGGAAGTGCCGAAGGCCAGTCGCTATGCGGTGGACCGGTTCAATCAGGTGCAGGGCGCGACCGACGTGTATGCGGTGGGCGATGTGGCGCTGATGGTCGAGGGGGCGTGGGAGCGGGGGCATCCGCAGGTGGCGCAGGCCGCCATCCAGCAGGCGCGCCTGCTGGCCGCCAACCTGCGCCGGAAGGCGGCGGGTCGGCCCATGGAGCCGTTCACCTATCAGGACAAGGGCAGCATGGCCGTCATCGGCCGCTACAAGGCCGTGGTGGATGTGGGCCGCTTCCACCTCGGCGGCCTGGTCGCCTGGCTGGCGTGGATGTTCGTGCACCTGATGGCGCTGGTGGGCTACCGCAACCGCCTGCAGGTGCTGATGGCCTGGGCGTGGAAGTACCTCAGCTGGAAGAACACCATCCGCCTCATCATCCGGCCGTACGTGCGTCATGGCGCGGTGAAGGAGCAGGAGCTCGCCTCCGGCGGGCGTTGA
- the mnmE gene encoding tRNA uridine-5-carboxymethylaminomethyl(34) synthesis GTPase MnmE produces the protein MSDRDTICAPATAGGVAAVAVVRLSGPEAVAVLDRLTGGPARTWPARRAVLAPVVDADGPIDEALVTVFRAPASYTGEDVVELGLHGSPYIVQRVLQAAVKAGARLARPGEFTLRAYLNRKLDLSQAEAVADLIAGQSAAAHRLAMQQLRGGYSAHIDALRQQLIDFCALIELELDFGEEDVTFARRDELDTLLVDLIALCTGLIDSFRYGNAVKQGVPVAIVGAPNSGKSTLLNALLQEDRAIVSDIPGTTRDTVEETITLDGIQFRFIDTAGLRETGDTVERMGIERSYRKAREAAIVVLLGDAAALNEDAFLTQAALLRERIGEGPQLLPVLNKSDLAEAGRSGRVMRISARTGQGLDALKAAFMRHVQALHHDEGGVVVTNARHVEALAHARQALEDARAGLSQGISGDLLAVDLRRAMHHLGEITGRISPDDVLGSIFGRFCIGK, from the coding sequence ATGAGCGACCGCGACACCATCTGTGCGCCGGCCACCGCGGGCGGTGTGGCGGCCGTGGCGGTGGTGCGGCTCAGCGGGCCCGAGGCGGTGGCCGTGCTCGACCGGCTCACGGGTGGCCCTGCGCGCACCTGGCCCGCGCGTCGTGCGGTGCTGGCCCCGGTGGTCGATGCCGACGGCCCCATCGACGAGGCCCTGGTGACCGTGTTCCGCGCGCCGGCCAGTTACACGGGCGAGGATGTGGTGGAGCTGGGCCTTCACGGTTCGCCCTACATCGTGCAGCGCGTGCTGCAGGCGGCGGTGAAGGCCGGCGCCCGGCTGGCGCGGCCGGGCGAGTTCACCCTGCGCGCCTACCTCAACCGCAAGCTGGACCTCAGCCAGGCGGAAGCCGTGGCCGACCTCATCGCCGGCCAGAGCGCCGCCGCCCACCGCCTCGCCATGCAGCAGCTCCGGGGCGGCTACAGCGCGCACATCGACGCCCTGCGCCAGCAGCTCATCGACTTCTGCGCGTTGATCGAACTGGAGCTCGACTTCGGGGAGGAGGACGTGACCTTCGCCCGGCGCGATGAGCTCGACACCCTGCTGGTGGACCTGATCGCCCTTTGCACGGGGCTCATCGACAGCTTCCGCTATGGCAACGCCGTGAAGCAGGGCGTGCCCGTGGCCATCGTCGGCGCGCCGAACAGCGGCAAGAGCACCCTGCTTAACGCGCTGCTGCAGGAGGACCGCGCCATCGTCAGCGACATCCCGGGCACCACGCGGGACACCGTGGAGGAGACGATCACACTGGACGGCATCCAGTTCCGCTTCATCGACACGGCGGGCCTGCGCGAGACCGGCGACACCGTGGAGCGGATGGGCATCGAGCGCAGCTACCGCAAGGCGCGCGAGGCGGCCATCGTGGTGCTGCTGGGCGATGCGGCCGCCTTGAACGAGGACGCCTTCCTCACCCAGGCGGCCCTGCTGCGCGAGCGCATCGGCGAAGGGCCGCAGCTGCTGCCCGTGCTGAACAAGAGCGACCTCGCGGAGGCCGGCCGGAGCGGCCGCGTGATGCGCATCAGCGCACGCACGGGCCAGGGGCTTGATGCGCTGAAGGCGGCCTTCATGCGGCATGTACAGGCCCTTCACCACGACGAGGGGGGCGTGGTGGTGACGAACGCGCGGCACGTGGAAGCGCTGGCCCACGCCCGTCAGGCCCTCGAGGATGCCCGTGCCGGCCTGAGCCAGGGGATCAGCGGCGACCTGCTGGCCGTGGACCTGCGCCGCGCCATGCACCACCTGGGCGAGATCACCGGACGCATCTCCCCGGACGATGTGCTCGGCAGCATCTTCGGCCGGTTCTGTATCGGGAAGTGA
- a CDS encoding copper resistance protein NlpE N-terminal domain-containing protein has translation MRHLSFLLGAALLTACGSDPKPADGGSTSAVDSLSLAAVPEWPGYYEDTLLCADCPGILTQLWVRADSSFVLRQRYLDRDTLAHGLIGRWQMVTPNAPGAVPLMTIGQAGDKPDFYRAEAGGLRLVDEMGVAFASNAPYTLEKLAGELEGEIPRMRLTGTFTYMADAMSFRPCGAERSWPCAGGEDLGAEEGELVGSMNGAELERHYLRSVKQGGEPWTIEAECSLDLGPAMEGDGSDEYILIHSILKEGVGCP, from the coding sequence ATGCGACACCTGTCCTTCCTGTTGGGCGCTGCGTTGCTCACCGCCTGCGGCAGCGACCCGAAGCCCGCCGACGGGGGCTCCACATCCGCCGTGGACAGCCTGTCGCTTGCGGCGGTGCCCGAATGGCCCGGCTATTACGAGGACACATTGCTTTGCGCGGACTGCCCCGGCATCCTCACCCAGCTCTGGGTCCGTGCGGACAGCAGCTTCGTTCTCCGGCAGCGGTACCTCGACCGGGACACCCTCGCGCACGGGCTCATCGGCCGGTGGCAGATGGTGACGCCGAACGCGCCGGGCGCCGTGCCTCTGATGACCATCGGCCAGGCGGGGGACAAGCCGGACTTCTACCGCGCCGAGGCCGGAGGCTTGCGCCTGGTGGATGAGATGGGCGTGGCGTTCGCGTCCAACGCGCCCTACACCCTGGAGAAGCTGGCCGGCGAACTGGAAGGGGAGATCCCCCGCATGCGCCTCACCGGCACCTTCACGTACATGGCCGACGCCATGAGCTTCAGGCCCTGCGGCGCGGAGCGTTCGTGGCCCTGTGCAGGCGGGGAGGACCTCGGTGCGGAGGAAGGCGAGCTGGTCGGGTCGATGAACGGTGCGGAGCTTGAACGGCACTACCTGCGCAGCGTGAAGCAGGGCGGGGAGCCCTGGACCATCGAGGCGGAGTGCTCGCTCGACCTGGGGCCGGCCATGGAAGGCGACGGGTCGGACGAGTACATCCTCATCCACTCCATCCTGAAGGAGGGCGTGGGGTGCCCGTAG
- a CDS encoding WbqC family protein gives MVPVLSAFYFGSVEHYRLLARHRHVIIDTGEHYERQSYRTRTRIVGPNGVQDLTVPIIRRSGEKMPMRDMRLSYAETWPQQQVHAIRSAYGNTPWFIHYIDAIEDLILQRHERLIDLDLGTMRLGMRWLGLTTEVEVRQTYLDVSGEYRVASGECGPSVPHSPLATHHSVLDLRTSFHPKKPLPAGIDAVGPYPQVFADRHGFQPRMSVIDLVCNCGPEALHRIA, from the coding sequence ATGGTGCCGGTGCTCTCCGCCTTCTACTTCGGCAGCGTGGAGCACTACCGCCTGCTCGCCCGCCATCGCCACGTGATCATCGACACCGGCGAGCACTACGAGCGCCAGAGCTACCGCACGCGCACCCGCATCGTGGGGCCCAACGGCGTGCAGGACCTCACCGTGCCGATCATCCGCCGCAGCGGGGAGAAGATGCCGATGCGGGACATGCGCCTGAGCTACGCCGAGACCTGGCCGCAGCAGCAGGTGCACGCCATCCGCAGCGCCTATGGCAACACCCCCTGGTTCATCCACTACATCGATGCGATCGAGGACCTGATCCTTCAGCGGCACGAACGCCTGATCGACCTGGACCTGGGGACGATGCGGCTGGGCATGAGGTGGCTGGGGCTGACGACGGAGGTGGAGGTGCGGCAGACCTACTTGGACGTGAGTGGCGAGTATCGAGTGGCGAGTGGCGAGTGTGGACCGTCGGTGCCACACTCGCCACTCGCCACTCACCACTCGGTACTCGACCTCCGAACCTCCTTCCACCCCAAGAAGCCCCTGCCTGCCGGGATCGATGCCGTGGGGCCCTACCCCCAGGTCTTCGCGGACCGCCACGGCTTCCAGCCGCGGATGAGCGTGATCGACCTGGTGTGCAACTGCGGGCCGGAGGCGCTTCATCGCATCGCCTGA